The sequence CGCGACCGCCGCCGCGCCCACCGCCGACGCCGCCGCTAGAAAGCCTCGTCGTGTTAGATGCATGTTACGCTTCCCGTCATTTGATTGTTGCGTGGAATGGCGCTTCCTTGTTTGCATGTGCATCGAGTCCCGCGCGCAATGTGTCGCCCGCACTCTCCGATCCATTCACGATATATGATTGGCCGCTGCGAATTGTCAGCCACTCGGGAAACTGGTTCAGGCGTGGATAATCCGAGGGAATGTGCAAATGATCGCTGTGCCGGGGCACGTCGAACCGCAATTTCCCCGTCCAGGGCCAATCGGACTCGACCGAAACATAGGTTGTCCCATCGTCCGCTCGCACCGCGCCCACGCGAACGTCCGCCCGCCACGGTTCCACGTAACACCCCCTGCTCTTCCACAACGCGTACATCAACGCCGTCCGCGCGAAATTCCCGTCGCCGTGCCATCCCTCGATAACACCCGTATCGCGCTGTGTGGCAAGCATTCGGTCTGCCGTGTAATCCGCCCATTCGATTGCCTCGGGCACGGGAATTCGATTGATCAAGTTCATGCCGCCTTCAAGCGAATCGGCAAACCCGTCCATCCGCGCGCCTTCCCACGGATAGTCTTTCGACGCGGGCAGCCTCTTCAGCACGTGCTCGACCGCGCTCCAATACCGCGAGGCGCCGTCGAGATTCGCGACAACGAGAAACGCATTGTAGTTGTAACCCCAATTGTCGGTGCGCTCGTCAGACTTGATCTCGCCTGTCACGGGATTGACCAGGTTGTACAACAACCCATTCTCGTCGCGCGCCACATCGAGCACCCGATCGAGCATCCGGTGCATGGCCGGCTTCCACGTTTCGCGGCGCGCCGGGTCCGTTTGCGCGGCGATGAAATAGACTTCGCTCAGCCCGCCGATCACTTCACAGCCGTGATCGTCAAGCCGCAACTGCTCCGCCTGCTCGGGCGGATGCTGTTCAAGAAAATATGCGGCCAGCCGAAAGGCCGCGTCGCGATAGGCGTCGTTCTTCGTCATCCAGTACATGCGCGACAGCGCCTGCATAAGATCGCCACAGACCTCGTGCGACGTCGACGGCAGCTTCCCCACTTCCGTGTCGTACGCCGCATTATTCAGAATATCGTCGAGCAACTGCAGCATGCGTTCGGACCACGGGCTTGGACCCAGCAATTCCGTAAGCGGCACGAGCCCGTCTTTCGCATATTCGCTCGCGCCGAAAATCAAATCGTCGAGCTTCGGTTCCGGCGTGCGAAAGGCCTTCGTCGTGAAGTCGTAGTCGTCGGGCAGCGCGCCCACGCGGTTCGCAAACTTCTGTTCCGCGGCCAGCATGTCCTTCATGCGTCCCTCGAACAATGCGCGGTCCGTGTAGAAACACGACAACACCATGAATGGATAGTTGTCGGCGGCGGAGTCCTTCGCGTTCCAATACGAGTCCTTATTGAGGTTTCGCGGTATCAGACCCGTTGCCGGGTCAGCGTGCTGCAGCCATCCGTGAACAAAGCGCCAACACGCGTTTAGGAAGACCCGGTTTCGTTCGCCGTTCGCCGACGCCCGAACCCACTCGTCTTCCGCGCGCGCGGCGCACGCCGCGACCGCCAACGCCACCCCAATCCGTATGCTCATTCGCAACGTGTTCATTGTGCCCGTCCCCCTTATCGTGCGCGCTTTGGCCGTTTCTTCGCCGCGACTTCCTTGACGCCCGCTTTCGATTTTGCGCGCGTTCCCGGCGCCCCACTCCGCGCTGCGCGGGTGGCGCTCCGGTTCGTCCGGTGCGCCGTGCCGTCCGCGGGGTGCGCACGCAACCACTCGAGAATCGGCGCAAACACCTCGCGTTCCCCTTCGCGCGCGAATGCCAAATCGATGTGATTGTAGTTTGCGGACGCGCCGGTTGCGCGCGACAAGTAAATCATCTCCTTGTCGGGATTTTCGATGCCATTAAAGAACTCGATTGCCCGCGACTGCGAAATGAACGGGTCCAGCCCCGCGAAGATCGCGAAGAGCGGCGTCTTCAACTTATGCAGATTTCCGCCGATGTCGAGCGTGCCGCCGCACATTTTCCACGGCATCCCCATGGCCCAGCCGTACATTTGTTCACCGATCCCCGGCAGGGGCATTTCCGCGGCATGGAACAAATGCGGCGCGCGCAGCTTCGGGTGAATGTTGTCCCAGTTGATCGGCACAAGACTCGACTCCGGACGCCAAAAATCGAAGAACGGCGCCAGCCCGCGGAACGCAAGCGACAGCAGCGTGTGTGCGCGCTGGTTCAACCCAATCAAACCCGGACGCGGCTTCAGCCTGAACCCTTTGAAACCCGGCGGCGAACCCAGCGTTGTCGCCGACGCGAGCCCCTCGCCGCCAAATTTCAGATCGTACGCATAGAACAACATCCCGCCCATCGAATGCCCAATCCAATGAACGCGCGCGTATCCGGTCACGTCTCGAATCTGCCGCAGCGCGAGCGGGATGTCCATCAGCAACAAATCGTCAACCGTCGACGTGAACCGCATTCCCCGCCGCGGCGGTACGGCGTCGCGGCACGCGCGCGAATCGAAAGTCCAGCAGTCGTACCCCGCGTTTACAAGGTAATCCACGAGCGAGTATCCGTGGGGGACCTCGAAGTTGAGGTGGTTCGACGAAAGGCTGTGCATAAAAAACACGGGCTCGCCTCCGCCGTCTTTCGGTTTGCGCCGGTGCAGCCGAAGCTTCCACCCGTCCGAGGTCGAAACGATGTGAATCTCGTCGGAGTGCGCGGGCTCGGGATACCGCATCTGCAATTGAACGAAATAGGAAAAAGCGAGGAGCAGCACGAAAACCGCTCCCGTCGCCAACACAAACAACACGCCGAGCATCGGTACTACGCTCCCCCGTTCGACGCCGCCAGGTGCTTCTTGATGGTTTCCGCCAGCGCGGAACTGAACCCCGGCAGCGCGGCGATCTCCTCAACGGATGCCGCGCTCACTTTCGCCAACGATCCTATCCTATTCAGCAACACGCGCACACGCTTCGGCCCCACGCCGGGTATCGACGCCAGCGGCGACGTCAACGCGGACTGCGTGCGGCGTTTCCGATGATAGGTTACCGCAAACCGGTGGGCTTCGTCGCGTATCTGTGCGATGAGCCGCACCACCGCCGAATTCTGCGCTACGATTATCGGGTCTTTCATTCCGGGCAGGAAGAAGCGCTCCGGCGAATGCCCGCCGGAATCCAGCGCGCGCGATTTGGCGATCCCCGCGACATCGAGGTCTTCGATTCCGAGGTCCTTGAACACGGTTACTGCGACGTTGAGCTGCCCCTTGCCGCCGTCTATAAGCACGAGGTCGGGCAATTCCTGTTCCTCGATCGCGCGTTTGAATCGCCGCAGCAGCATCTCGCGCATCATCGCGAAATCGTCCTGTCCGTCAACATTCTTAATCGCAAATCGCCGGTACCGCGACTTGTTCGGCGCGCCGCCGTCAAACGTCACCATGGACCCCACCGGCGACGCGCCCTGAATCGTCGAAACGTCGAAGCACTCGATGCGGTTCGGCTCCTTCGCGAGTTTGAGCACGGACTTGATCTGCGTCAATGTGTCGCGCTTCACCTGTTCGGCCAGGCGCTTTTCGTCGAAGCTGCTTTTCGCGTTGCGCGCGGCGAGATCGATCAGCGCGCGCTTCTCGCCGCGTTGCGGCCAGTGGACACTCACCTTTGCTTCGCGCTTGTCCGCCAAAATTTCCGCGAGCGCCTCCGCGTCCTCCAATTCGACGGGCACGAGAATCTCCGCGGGCACTACCGGCGCGTCGGCGTAGTACTGCAACAAGAACGACCCGAGTAACTCGTCGATCGGAAGTTCGCGCTGGTTGAACGAGAACGACCGGCCTCCCGTCATCTTGCCGGCGCGAAAATAGATCACCTGCAATTCGCTGAACCGGCCCTCGGCGTAGTATCCCCAGATGTCCTGGTCGTCGCCGGGCAATGGCCGCACGGTGCGTTGGCGTTCGAGCGTCTCGCGAAGGTCGTAAAGCCGGTCGCGCAACGGCGCTGCTTTCTCGTACTCCATTTTCTCCGCGTGCTCGGCGATACGCGCGAGCAGTAGCCTTTCCAGTTCCGCGTTGCGCCCTTCGAGCACCATCAGCACCTGCTCGACGATCTCGCGGTACGCTGACGGGTCGATAAGATTTACGCACGGCGCGGAACATTGTTTCATCTGATAGTAGAGACACGGACGAGTGCGGCTGCGCAACACGCTGTCGCTGCACAACCGCAGCGGAAACATGCGTTGCAGGTGTTTGATCGTGTGCCGCACAGCCGCCGCGCTGGCGTACGGACCGAAGTAACGCGATCCGTCTTTGCGCAACTTCCGCGTCACCGTCACGCGCGGCCACTCGTGCCGCACGTTCACG is a genomic window of Candidatus Hydrogenedentota bacterium containing:
- the uvrC gene encoding excinuclease ABC subunit UvrC, with protein sequence MSSAPHIQSIDRIDLATAERRTPEQFRESFDLADVPSFPGCYIMRDEKDRVIYVGKAKNLRARVRTYLSECDERYTVKFLMKRVARIDFLVTTNEKEALLLENSLIKEHRPRYNVQLKDDKSYVSVRVNVRHEWPRVTVTRKLRKDGSRYFGPYASAAAVRHTIKHLQRMFPLRLCSDSVLRSRTRPCLYYQMKQCSAPCVNLIDPSAYREIVEQVLMVLEGRNAELERLLLARIAEHAEKMEYEKAAPLRDRLYDLRETLERQRTVRPLPGDDQDIWGYYAEGRFSELQVIYFRAGKMTGGRSFSFNQRELPIDELLGSFLLQYYADAPVVPAEILVPVELEDAEALAEILADKREAKVSVHWPQRGEKRALIDLAARNAKSSFDEKRLAEQVKRDTLTQIKSVLKLAKEPNRIECFDVSTIQGASPVGSMVTFDGGAPNKSRYRRFAIKNVDGQDDFAMMREMLLRRFKRAIEEQELPDLVLIDGGKGQLNVAVTVFKDLGIEDLDVAGIAKSRALDSGGHSPERFFLPGMKDPIIVAQNSAVVRLIAQIRDEAHRFAVTYHRKRRTQSALTSPLASIPGVGPKRVRVLLNRIGSLAKVSAASVEEIAALPGFSSALAETIKKHLAASNGGA
- a CDS encoding alpha/beta hydrolase; translation: MLGVLFVLATGAVFVLLLAFSYFVQLQMRYPEPAHSDEIHIVSTSDGWKLRLHRRKPKDGGGEPVFFMHSLSSNHLNFEVPHGYSLVDYLVNAGYDCWTFDSRACRDAVPPRRGMRFTSTVDDLLLMDIPLALRQIRDVTGYARVHWIGHSMGGMLFYAYDLKFGGEGLASATTLGSPPGFKGFRLKPRPGLIGLNQRAHTLLSLAFRGLAPFFDFWRPESSLVPINWDNIHPKLRAPHLFHAAEMPLPGIGEQMYGWAMGMPWKMCGGTLDIGGNLHKLKTPLFAIFAGLDPFISQSRAIEFFNGIENPDKEMIYLSRATGASANYNHIDLAFAREGEREVFAPILEWLRAHPADGTAHRTNRSATRAARSGAPGTRAKSKAGVKEVAAKKRPKRAR